A single genomic interval of Nocardioides nitrophenolicus harbors:
- a CDS encoding NAD(P)/FAD-dependent oxidoreductase, whose translation MSGATTYDVDLLVVGAGPTGLYATYYAGFRDLRVALLDALPEVGGQVAALYPEKALYDVAGFPAVRGQELVDALHEQARSADPLLLLGRTAVGLEEHEDGVEVRTDTGDTIRAGAVLITAGIGSFTPRELPVGSEYLDRGLRYFVPRLAELAGQDVLVVGGGDSALDWALGLEPIARSVTLVHRRPQFRAHERSVAQLAASTVEVLTPYEVAKVSGAEAVEEVVVESTAGDRRTLEVQAVVAALGFIADLGPIDGWGLEQHRRHILVDRTMRTNRQRVFAAGDLAHYDGKVKLISIGFGEAALAVNHITALVRPGSALTPGHSSDL comes from the coding sequence ATGAGCGGCGCGACGACGTACGACGTCGACCTGCTCGTCGTCGGCGCCGGGCCGACCGGCCTCTACGCCACCTACTACGCCGGCTTCCGCGACCTGCGGGTCGCGCTGCTCGACGCGCTGCCCGAGGTCGGCGGCCAGGTGGCCGCGCTCTACCCGGAGAAGGCGCTCTACGACGTCGCCGGGTTTCCGGCCGTCCGCGGCCAGGAGCTGGTCGACGCACTGCACGAGCAGGCCCGCTCGGCCGACCCGCTGCTGCTGCTCGGCCGCACCGCGGTCGGCCTCGAGGAGCACGAGGACGGCGTCGAGGTCCGCACCGACACCGGCGACACCATTCGCGCGGGCGCGGTGCTCATCACCGCCGGCATCGGCAGCTTCACCCCGCGCGAGCTGCCCGTCGGCTCGGAGTACCTCGACCGCGGGCTGCGCTACTTCGTGCCCCGGCTCGCCGAGCTCGCCGGCCAGGACGTGCTCGTCGTCGGCGGCGGCGACTCCGCCCTGGACTGGGCGCTGGGCCTGGAGCCGATCGCGCGCAGCGTGACGCTCGTCCACCGTCGACCGCAGTTCCGTGCGCACGAGCGCAGCGTGGCACAGCTCGCCGCGTCCACGGTCGAGGTGCTGACGCCGTACGAGGTCGCGAAGGTGTCCGGCGCCGAGGCCGTCGAGGAGGTGGTCGTCGAGAGCACCGCAGGCGATCGTCGTACGCTCGAGGTGCAGGCTGTCGTCGCGGCGCTCGGCTTCATCGCCGACCTCGGCCCGATCGACGGGTGGGGGCTCGAGCAGCATCGCCGCCACATCCTCGTCGACCGGACCATGCGGACCAACCGGCAGCGGGTCTTCGCGGCCGGCGACCTGGCCCACTACGACGGCAAGGTCAAGCTGATCTCGATCGGCTTCGGCGAGGCCGCCCTCGCCGTGAACCACATCACGGCGCTGGTCCGGCCCGGATCGGCGCTCACGCCCGGACACTCGTCAGACCTCTGA